Proteins found in one Lysinibacillus fusiformis genomic segment:
- a CDS encoding GatB/YqeY domain-containing protein produces the protein MLKTEVFEQLKTAMREKDTLAKGVLSLLKSALDSAEKEKGETLTPEEEMAIINREVKQTNQALEGAQTAGRADLIEKEEAKLTLLKSFLPKQLSEEEIAEKLVAAGVEKGMNMGEAMKIAKPLLTGQAEGAVISKVVKSIIA, from the coding sequence TTGTTAAAAACAGAAGTATTTGAACAATTAAAAACGGCAATGAGAGAGAAAGATACTTTAGCGAAGGGTGTATTATCTCTTTTAAAGTCAGCATTAGATTCTGCTGAAAAAGAAAAGGGAGAGACATTGACACCTGAGGAAGAAATGGCCATTATTAATCGTGAGGTCAAACAAACGAATCAGGCTTTAGAAGGTGCACAAACGGCTGGGCGAGCAGACCTGATTGAAAAAGAGGAAGCCAAATTGACACTTTTGAAATCTTTTTTACCAAAGCAATTATCAGAAGAAGAAATTGCAGAGAAATTAGTGGCAGCGGGTGTTGAAAAAGGAATGAACATGGGCGAAGCCATGAAAATTGCTAAACCATTGCTTACAGGTCAAGCTGAAGGTGCCGTTATTTCAAAAGTTGTGAAAAGCATTATTGCCTAA
- a CDS encoding DHH family phosphoesterase, whose product MYKLLTHNDLDGVGCGILAKLAFNDKVKIRYNSITALDREIEFFLENDQQKTFLFITDLSPNEANEKRIHDYYQATGNVQLLDHHKTALHLNQYEWGKVVVEDEQGFLTSATSLFYQYLVTHGLLEKTEAISEFVELVRQYDTWEWEKNGNFQAQRLNALFFLVSIEEFEEKMLERLKISDHFDFDEFEKKILSMEEEKTERYIRRKKRELIQTNLGDFYAGVVYAESYLSELGNELGKENTHLDYIAMINMGSKKISFRTVHDHIDVSAIAATYGGGGHQKAAGCSLTVEAYKQFVVDTFHIEPIPEDAKRNRYNVKGSTFGTYYKNQQDEMFRLYSNDEVDWIIEKNNTPLPQTFASYNEAEWYLKRNNQAWLVRDDLFVDHLMQEVNKVRHLHKGM is encoded by the coding sequence ATGTATAAATTATTAACACATAATGATTTAGACGGAGTAGGGTGTGGAATTTTAGCCAAGCTTGCTTTTAACGATAAGGTAAAGATACGCTACAACTCCATTACAGCACTTGATCGCGAAATCGAATTCTTTTTGGAGAACGACCAACAGAAAACATTTTTGTTTATTACAGATCTTTCTCCAAATGAAGCGAATGAAAAAAGGATTCATGATTATTATCAGGCGACTGGTAATGTGCAATTGCTGGATCATCATAAGACAGCACTCCATTTAAATCAATATGAATGGGGAAAGGTAGTAGTTGAGGATGAGCAAGGCTTTTTAACGTCAGCTACATCTTTATTTTATCAATACCTGGTGACCCATGGACTATTAGAAAAAACAGAAGCCATTTCAGAATTTGTAGAGTTAGTAAGACAATACGATACATGGGAATGGGAAAAGAACGGGAATTTTCAAGCGCAAAGATTAAATGCACTGTTTTTTCTAGTGTCTATTGAAGAGTTTGAAGAGAAAATGCTTGAACGTTTAAAAATAAGTGATCATTTTGACTTTGATGAATTTGAAAAGAAAATTTTAAGCATGGAAGAAGAAAAAACAGAGCGTTACATTCGGCGTAAGAAACGTGAACTTATTCAAACCAATTTGGGCGATTTCTATGCTGGGGTTGTCTATGCAGAATCCTATCTTTCTGAGCTTGGCAATGAATTGGGAAAGGAAAATACGCATCTTGATTATATTGCGATGATCAATATGGGCAGTAAAAAAATATCCTTTCGAACAGTCCATGATCATATCGATGTGTCAGCTATTGCTGCCACATATGGCGGAGGTGGGCATCAAAAGGCTGCTGGCTGCTCATTAACGGTGGAAGCTTACAAGCAGTTTGTGGTGGACACATTCCATATAGAGCCTATTCCAGAGGATGCAAAAAGAAATCGTTATAACGTAAAGGGATCTACATTTGGAACTTACTATAAAAATCAGCAAGATGAAATGTTTAGGCTCTATTCAAACGATGAGGTTGACTGGATAATTGAAAAAAATAACACGCCACTGCCACAAACCTTTGCAAGCTATAATGAAGCGGAGTGGTATTTAAAACGAAACAATCAAGCGTGGCTAGTAAGGGATGATCTCTTTGTGGACCATTTAATGCAGGAAGTCAATAAAGTTCGTCATCTACATAAAGGGATGTAA
- a CDS encoding polysaccharide deacetylase family protein: MKRKLAYISIGLILIFTLAFSAYKLMNARDFQLFGPITSRVDTQEKVVALTFDDGPTDNTGAILSLLDDYQVKATFFLIGQDIEQHPEEAKKIVEAGHQLGNHTYSHKRMVLKSPSFIKNEIEKTDALIANTGYQETPVVRPPYGKKLIGFPYYLNKHQRETITWNLEPDTFFTKAADKINYVKETIQPGSIILMHPMYDQTDNELQAIEGILQSLTDEGYTFVTVDELLNYSE; this comes from the coding sequence ATGAAAAGGAAACTAGCTTATATCAGCATCGGACTTATCTTAATCTTTACTTTAGCATTTTCAGCCTATAAATTAATGAATGCTCGTGACTTTCAATTGTTTGGTCCTATTACGTCTCGGGTGGATACTCAGGAAAAGGTCGTTGCATTGACATTTGATGACGGACCAACTGACAATACTGGCGCTATTTTATCGTTACTAGACGACTACCAAGTAAAAGCCACTTTTTTTCTAATTGGACAGGACATTGAGCAACATCCAGAAGAAGCTAAAAAAATAGTGGAGGCAGGACATCAACTAGGTAATCATACGTATTCGCATAAACGTATGGTCTTAAAAAGCCCTTCCTTTATTAAAAATGAAATAGAAAAAACGGATGCCCTTATTGCCAATACCGGCTATCAAGAAACACCCGTTGTAAGACCACCATATGGTAAAAAGTTGATTGGCTTTCCCTATTACTTAAATAAACATCAACGCGAGACCATTACATGGAACCTAGAGCCTGATACCTTCTTTACAAAGGCAGCGGATAAAATAAATTATGTAAAAGAAACTATTCAACCAGGCTCCATCATTTTAATGCACCCTATGTATGATCAAACTGACAATGAACTACAGGCAATAGAAGGAATTCTTCAATCCCTTACAGATGAGGGCTATACATTCGTCACGGTAGATGAGCTTCTCAACTATTCCGAATGA
- a CDS encoding DUF1835 domain-containing protein has translation MEKINQLKKSIQQLSEADAKTMLLLTLINEQSRDSMLQFLLQQAEERDLSKVQTVHIVFGHSPGGSLKAAFRHTDYAKTEEIIVMPGNFSVGPLKDVHTWGGIEARFQWLEERYVMDDDGLIIFEREMKAAVEKIKNIPPHQEIMIWTCQNAHEQIGLRLVLAMLEQKINDIYVLDTFQLFHELYTLPQLAEDNYPRSTGEVSTENLLYFYEQSQGRPLKKALRESLCKEGLNLLMDDYHCIHTWQYHELWGNNNEDREDDFIIACARRLQEEQEEVHYQVAARLIGEVLGHMEELREVEWIEYRLRQLIQQGVFSYQGELQGMLHYKVKLAEMQ, from the coding sequence ATGGAGAAGATCAACCAATTAAAAAAGTCGATACAACAATTGAGTGAAGCTGATGCGAAGACGATGCTTCTTTTAACTTTAATAAATGAACAGTCAAGGGACAGCATGCTGCAGTTTTTATTACAGCAAGCTGAGGAGCGGGATCTATCAAAGGTACAAACGGTTCATATTGTATTCGGTCATTCACCTGGGGGGAGCTTGAAAGCAGCCTTTCGTCATACTGACTATGCTAAGACCGAGGAAATCATTGTTATGCCAGGTAATTTTTCTGTTGGTCCTTTGAAAGATGTACATACATGGGGCGGGATTGAAGCTCGTTTTCAATGGTTGGAAGAGCGTTATGTAATGGATGATGACGGATTGATCATTTTTGAGCGAGAGATGAAGGCAGCTGTAGAGAAAATAAAAAATATACCACCTCATCAGGAAATAATGATTTGGACTTGTCAAAATGCTCATGAACAAATAGGCCTTCGACTGGTTTTGGCGATGCTCGAACAAAAAATAAATGATATCTATGTATTAGACACTTTTCAGTTATTTCATGAGTTGTATACTTTACCACAGTTAGCAGAGGATAATTATCCAAGATCCACTGGAGAGGTCAGCACAGAGAATTTACTTTATTTTTATGAACAATCTCAAGGACGGCCATTAAAAAAAGCATTGCGGGAGTCCTTATGCAAAGAAGGTTTAAATTTGTTAATGGATGATTACCATTGCATACACACCTGGCAATATCATGAACTTTGGGGCAATAACAATGAAGATAGAGAGGATGACTTTATTATTGCCTGTGCTAGACGTTTACAGGAAGAGCAAGAGGAAGTCCACTATCAAGTTGCAGCTAGGTTAATTGGAGAGGTACTGGGTCATATGGAAGAATTGAGAGAGGTTGAATGGATTGAATATCGTCTGCGCCAATTAATTCAGCAAGGGGTTTTTTCTTATCAAGGCGAGCTACAAGGAATGCTACATTACAAAGTAAAATTAGCAGAAATGCAATGA
- a CDS encoding pyridoxal phosphate-dependent decarboxylase family protein translates to MQNIQQLFQSEDGNIQQRENFLSLLEKIVSSLDELKNPNKTTLGPIKERSANFYQELIQEHQVPTTGIGLEQVVKELTHLMQGHPYHTRNFVTNVLPMASIPGVLGQFTNALLNGNNLWDVYGPAAAECEVKVVAMMSKLVGYDYTKSFGYTTWGGQGAVFSGLRLAIAKQFPQAKEDGVPNNLYCFASENAHYSLLKSVEAVGIGSKHLVRVKAGKDHSMDVEDLRARMTEVIENGGIPVYVVATTGATDQFGIDDVQAIKEVTTTLEKKYNLQPVHIHADSALGGFYAFFNDYDFNKNPLQFEVEVLQGLVQIHERMQHLAIADSLCFDFQKLGQTPYLTSLFLIKEGKSLQLLDIEDFDTPYVGNRGYGSYHTGYTLECSRMGSSIAIFAALQAFGKEGYQQLLANYVRVNLAFRAQLTEKTPMLQVVNEANIGPVTAFRLYPDGMNWQAEQAGHYTQDQIEHINGMNASFFEIIGEGRDEVFYGDTTRVCTVSTSDTTQQVPVAAAKFFSISPYTETDHIPNMIHFLQQKLKVLEASHIAYRH, encoded by the coding sequence ATGCAAAATATCCAACAATTATTCCAGAGCGAAGATGGAAATATCCAACAAAGAGAGAATTTTTTATCCCTATTAGAGAAAATTGTTTCCTCATTAGATGAATTAAAGAATCCAAATAAGACAACTCTTGGCCCAATAAAAGAACGATCTGCTAATTTTTATCAAGAGCTTATACAAGAACATCAAGTGCCAACAACTGGTATTGGGCTAGAACAAGTTGTAAAAGAATTGACACATTTAATGCAAGGACATCCTTATCATACACGTAACTTTGTTACCAATGTTTTACCAATGGCAAGTATTCCTGGTGTGTTAGGCCAGTTTACGAATGCGCTATTGAATGGCAATAATTTATGGGATGTTTATGGTCCTGCTGCCGCTGAGTGTGAGGTTAAAGTAGTAGCCATGATGTCTAAATTAGTAGGCTATGATTATACAAAAAGCTTTGGCTATACAACATGGGGTGGACAAGGTGCCGTTTTCAGTGGACTTCGTCTTGCCATTGCAAAACAATTCCCTCAAGCAAAAGAAGATGGTGTTCCTAATAATTTATATTGCTTTGCTTCAGAGAATGCCCATTACAGTCTTTTAAAATCGGTAGAAGCAGTAGGGATTGGTAGTAAACACTTAGTGCGTGTAAAAGCAGGCAAAGATCACTCGATGGATGTGGAAGACTTACGTGCACGTATGACAGAAGTCATCGAAAATGGCGGCATTCCCGTCTATGTAGTAGCGACAACAGGTGCAACTGATCAATTTGGTATTGATGATGTACAAGCCATCAAAGAAGTCACAACAACGCTTGAAAAGAAATACAACTTACAACCAGTACATATTCATGCTGATTCGGCTTTAGGTGGTTTTTATGCCTTCTTCAATGATTATGATTTTAATAAAAATCCACTCCAATTCGAGGTGGAGGTTTTACAAGGTTTAGTACAAATCCATGAACGTATGCAACATCTAGCCATTGCAGATAGCCTGTGCTTTGACTTCCAAAAGCTTGGACAAACACCTTATTTAACTAGCCTATTCTTAATTAAGGAAGGTAAAAGTTTACAGCTACTGGATATTGAAGACTTTGATACGCCATATGTCGGCAATCGTGGTTATGGCTCTTATCATACTGGTTATACATTAGAATGCTCTCGTATGGGTAGCTCCATCGCTATTTTTGCTGCATTGCAGGCGTTTGGTAAAGAAGGCTATCAACAACTATTAGCTAATTATGTACGGGTGAATTTAGCATTCCGTGCACAATTAACTGAGAAAACCCCTATGCTACAGGTAGTTAATGAAGCCAATATTGGGCCAGTCACAGCGTTTCGTTTATATCCAGACGGCATGAATTGGCAAGCTGAACAGGCTGGTCATTATACACAAGACCAAATTGAACACATAAACGGCATGAACGCTTCATTTTTTGAAATTATCGGAGAAGGTCGAGACGAAGTATTCTATGGTGACACAACGCGTGTCTGCACGGTTAGCACGAGTGATACAACACAACAGGTTCCGGTTGCAGCGGCAAAATTCTTCTCCATTTCACCTTATACGGAGACAGACCATATCCCTAATATGATTCATTTCTTACAGCAAAAGCTTAAAGTACTGGAGGCGTCACACATTGCGTATCGTCACTAA
- a CDS encoding methyl-accepting chemotaxis protein has translation MRIVTKFKSSLLYKYIASFTIPIAIISLLFSVVLFAVSYRIIDNFVIKQFESTLEITSNTIFEDIEKNDVKAADNGSPDKYKKLLDQLNATVKKYDVENAYVLSKANGKEHIIALSNTDNHQQDYVFSKEMHEAVATGTTQTSDIYKDEYGIHKSIFIPFKDTDIIFGLDMDASFISKLQTETLWICIILTIVFVIFGIIVAYFISVGITKPIKKMTRYVGQVAQGDLAVEPLQIKGSNEIAQLSSGIENMTEDLRSLIKQIAQNAEQVAAMSEELTASSEQTSASIQQITSSMQEVAAGSEKQTSSIEEVENHITTISSKMSEVVTSVTDVTDKAFQASAISEKGNTTIQDATEKMAVTSQAIQESATVVERLSTYTNEIGDIVTLITQITDQTNLLALNASIEAARAGEHGKGFAVVAEEVRKLADQSLEATNSIRTRIETIKEESAQAVKSMAISSSNLAESSTTFNASGEAFADIYSQVTALTREMDHVKNVMSNINEGVSSIASSVEQVGVVAVQASGNIQNVAAASEEQSASIEEITASSNNLAEMAQQLHNIIQKFKL, from the coding sequence TTGCGTATCGTCACTAAATTTAAGAGTTCTTTACTCTATAAATATATTGCTAGTTTCACTATTCCAATAGCGATTATTTCCTTGCTCTTTAGTGTTGTGTTATTTGCAGTTTCTTACCGCATTATTGACAATTTTGTTATTAAACAATTCGAATCTACTTTAGAGATTACATCGAATACGATTTTTGAAGATATTGAGAAAAATGATGTAAAAGCAGCGGATAACGGTAGCCCTGACAAATATAAAAAACTTTTAGATCAATTGAATGCTACGGTTAAAAAATATGATGTCGAAAACGCCTATGTCCTTTCTAAAGCAAATGGTAAAGAGCATATCATCGCTCTAAGTAATACCGACAATCATCAGCAAGATTATGTATTTAGTAAAGAAATGCATGAAGCCGTAGCCACTGGCACCACTCAAACGAGTGATATTTACAAGGATGAATACGGTATCCATAAGTCCATTTTTATCCCTTTTAAAGATACGGATATTATTTTCGGTTTAGATATGGATGCTTCCTTCATTTCTAAGCTACAAACGGAAACACTTTGGATTTGTATTATTTTAACGATTGTCTTTGTGATTTTTGGTATAATCGTTGCTTACTTTATTAGTGTGGGCATTACGAAGCCAATCAAAAAAATGACGCGCTATGTTGGTCAAGTTGCACAGGGTGATTTAGCTGTCGAACCACTTCAAATAAAAGGTTCCAATGAAATTGCCCAGCTTTCATCAGGCATTGAAAATATGACGGAAGATTTGCGTTCATTAATTAAACAAATCGCCCAAAACGCTGAACAAGTAGCCGCAATGTCGGAGGAATTAACAGCAAGCTCCGAACAAACAAGTGCATCCATTCAGCAAATTACCTCTTCTATGCAAGAGGTGGCAGCGGGTTCTGAGAAGCAAACCTCTTCGATTGAGGAAGTGGAAAATCATATTACAACCATTTCAAGCAAAATGTCAGAGGTTGTGACAAGTGTAACTGATGTTACAGATAAGGCATTCCAAGCATCTGCTATATCAGAAAAAGGCAATACAACGATCCAAGATGCAACTGAAAAAATGGCCGTGACATCCCAAGCCATCCAAGAATCAGCAACTGTCGTAGAACGATTAAGCACGTACACAAATGAAATTGGTGATATTGTGACATTGATTACGCAAATTACGGATCAAACCAATTTACTTGCTTTAAATGCTTCGATTGAGGCAGCGCGTGCAGGCGAACACGGTAAAGGCTTTGCAGTTGTAGCGGAGGAAGTGCGTAAGTTAGCTGATCAATCATTAGAGGCAACAAACAGTATTCGTACTCGAATTGAAACGATTAAAGAAGAATCTGCACAAGCCGTCAAATCTATGGCTATCAGTAGCAGTAATCTTGCCGAAAGCTCAACAACTTTCAATGCATCTGGAGAGGCATTTGCTGATATCTATTCCCAAGTCACTGCACTGACGAGAGAAATGGACCATGTCAAAAACGTGATGTCCAATATCAATGAAGGTGTTAGCAGTATCGCTAGTTCTGTTGAACAAGTTGGCGTTGTAGCTGTACAAGCTTCGGGCAATATTCAAAACGTAGCAGCTGCCTCTGAGGAACAATCCGCAAGTATCGAAGAAATAACTGCTTCTTCTAATAACTTAGCTGAAATGGCTCAACAACTCCACAATATCATTCAAAAATTCAAGTTATAA
- a CDS encoding DUF4179 domain-containing protein, producing the protein MSNDILRVVDLDKENRRSKKWLIVVILLLMVASGLVLYLWWDQDVDFEAYKTVVGETANNSLGRLTLNEVIIDDNQILLNATYEPVKEFSPDYQVFFFPQILVNGQDYMVRNGGQSIAKSANVYTIYNSIKMDDFPTDEHLELVIRYKDWNVETPIDKPWEFQVDASQEQLQEDREIFSIDKKVKHVDQQEITIDKIVSTPISTTIYFHAEQSVVNEALHFKIQSKAGQSWTFATPYPLNKEGTRWGSRVDALYLTERNYTLIPINKEGKKVGSAIKIKKD; encoded by the coding sequence TTGTCCAATGATATACTTCGAGTTGTGGATTTGGATAAGGAAAATCGGAGAAGTAAGAAATGGCTTATTGTTGTGATCCTTTTATTAATGGTTGCTAGTGGATTGGTACTGTATTTATGGTGGGATCAGGATGTGGATTTTGAAGCCTATAAAACAGTGGTAGGGGAAACAGCTAACAATAGCTTAGGGCGGTTAACATTAAATGAAGTGATAATAGATGACAATCAAATTTTACTGAATGCAACATACGAACCTGTAAAAGAATTTTCGCCAGATTATCAAGTATTTTTCTTTCCACAAATACTCGTCAATGGTCAAGATTATATGGTTCGTAATGGAGGCCAGTCCATTGCAAAGTCTGCCAACGTCTATACGATATACAATAGCATTAAAATGGATGATTTTCCGACAGATGAGCATTTAGAATTAGTTATTCGTTATAAAGATTGGAATGTGGAAACACCAATTGATAAGCCGTGGGAATTTCAGGTAGATGCTTCTCAAGAGCAATTACAAGAGGATCGTGAAATCTTTTCCATTGATAAAAAAGTGAAGCATGTCGATCAGCAGGAAATAACGATTGACAAAATAGTCTCCACACCCATTTCGACAACCATTTATTTTCATGCTGAACAAAGTGTTGTCAATGAGGCATTACACTTTAAAATCCAATCAAAAGCAGGACAATCATGGACCTTTGCAACACCCTATCCATTAAATAAAGAGGGTACAAGGTGGGGGAGCCGTGTAGATGCACTGTATCTAACAGAAAGAAATTATACATTAATTCCAATCAATAAAGAGGGCAAGAAAGTGGGTTCGGCGATAAAAATAAAGAAAGATTAA